The Actinomadura sp. WMMB 499 genome includes a window with the following:
- a CDS encoding FHA domain-containing protein, producing the protein MMCPYCEAVLPGPGAAQCDQCLRPLPQQGTPVLRMLFPTGELKVSVGQHLVLGRDAGQSPVASTFTQYDNVSRRHSTVWLDPSGTAWVRDEGSTNGTFVNGERLPRGVEAPLKNGDQLRLAADVTGNVQLN; encoded by the coding sequence ATGATGTGCCCGTACTGCGAGGCGGTCCTGCCCGGTCCGGGCGCCGCGCAGTGCGACCAGTGCCTGCGGCCGCTGCCGCAGCAGGGCACGCCCGTCCTGCGGATGCTGTTCCCGACGGGCGAGCTGAAGGTGTCGGTGGGCCAGCACCTGGTGCTGGGCCGCGACGCCGGCCAGTCGCCGGTGGCGTCGACGTTCACGCAGTACGACAACGTCTCGCGGCGGCACTCGACGGTGTGGCTCGACCCGTCCGGGACGGCCTGGGTCCGCGACGAGGGCTCCACCAACGGGACGTTCGTCAACGGTGAGCGGCTCCCGCGCGGCGTCGAGGCGCCGCTGAAGAACGGCGACCAGCTCCGCCTGGCCGCCGACGTGACGGGCAACGTCCAGCTCAACTGA
- a CDS encoding 4Fe-4S single cluster domain-containing protein, whose protein sequence is MTGGGSSRTLLLAKAHHPVTALGPGTRAGIWTQGCTLHCPGCLSRDTWDADPGRAVPVETILGWLASLPGPVDGLTISGGEPFQQPAALAALLRGVRAWRDAPTRETIRFDILVYSGYVYSRLARSRETREILDMCDAVITGPYVDRLNPRGRHPEGGSLLWRGSANQRVVPLSPLGRERYGALAGVGENGKIEEGAGPRVQVSVDEGPEGRRVYYIGIPRRDDMEHLTSRLERAGVRSGEVSWRA, encoded by the coding sequence GTGACGGGCGGCGGCTCATCGCGAACGCTGCTGCTCGCCAAGGCGCACCATCCGGTGACCGCACTCGGCCCCGGGACCCGCGCCGGCATCTGGACGCAGGGCTGCACGCTGCACTGCCCCGGATGCCTGTCCCGGGACACCTGGGACGCCGATCCGGGCCGGGCCGTGCCCGTCGAGACGATCCTCGGCTGGCTGGCCTCGCTGCCCGGACCGGTGGACGGGCTGACGATCTCGGGCGGTGAACCGTTCCAGCAACCGGCCGCGCTGGCCGCGCTGCTGCGCGGGGTCCGCGCATGGCGGGACGCCCCCACGCGTGAGACGATTAGGTTCGACATATTGGTCTACAGCGGATATGTCTACTCTCGGCTCGCGCGGTCCCGCGAGACTCGGGAGATCCTGGACATGTGCGACGCCGTGATCACGGGCCCATATGTCGACCGGCTCAACCCGAGGGGGCGACACCCCGAGGGCGGCTCCCTACTCTGGAGGGGGTCGGCCAACCAGCGCGTCGTGCCGCTGTCCCCGCTCGGGCGGGAACGGTACGGGGCACTGGCCGGGGTCGGCGAGAACGGGAAGATCGAGGAAGGCGCTGGGCCCAGAGTGCAGGTGTCCGTGGACGAAGGGCCGGAGGGAAGGCGGGTGTACTACATCGGGATCCCGCGAAGGGACGACATGGAGCACCTCACGTCGAGGCTCGAACGCGCCGGCGTACGCTCGGGGGAAGTGTCATGGCGAGCTTGA
- a CDS encoding AAA family ATPase, with product MSIDSPTLGGRLQGWPPFIRELDATLSVHSQYVLSGNLYDSFLAPPVQVGSPARLLPLRELLWETLRASGASFMIVYDPVDGLQICPDDGDELSDEARRDAERLLGRLKPDDKPSLEALTRHLAAVARPQDNVRGAFVIDSASRIARTPTDLEPAERDFFRFCAKLSRTARPVRVVGARPKPLYNPVVWLVERPGDLPPWMTADNETIREITIPRPHLGDRQETARLLARAFGVSDAGSDETAAAACDAFAEQADGLTLQSMIEVTRLAKERNVSLADLPDAVRTYKLGVLDNPWSRGHLRRRVLEGEKRVPERVIGQPQAVTKTLDILKRAVLGLSGAQATRSGSRPRGVLFFAGPTGTGKTELAKAVTELIFGDESAYLRFDMSEFSGEGSGDRLIGAPPGYVGHEAGGELTNAVREDPFRVMLFDEIEKAHPRILDKFLQILEDGRLTDGRGNTVHFSESILIFTSNLGMYVPGRDLTTPGAQTYASPNRVQNITPGMSYDEVAQRIKAAVAEHFTEVLNRPELLNRFGDNIVVFDFISADAAGLIFDLQFANICKRVSEEHRLVLTLDDDALDTLRGWCTAELDSGGRGIGMALESYFVNPLARALFDRELVPDEPVTVSGIRREGSIVHLDLR from the coding sequence ATGAGCATTGATTCGCCGACCCTGGGCGGACGGTTGCAGGGCTGGCCACCGTTCATCCGGGAGCTGGACGCGACACTGTCGGTGCACTCGCAGTACGTCCTGTCGGGGAACCTCTACGACAGCTTCCTCGCGCCGCCCGTGCAGGTCGGGAGCCCGGCGCGGCTGCTGCCGCTGCGCGAGCTGCTGTGGGAGACGCTGCGGGCGAGCGGCGCGTCGTTCATGATCGTGTACGACCCGGTGGACGGGCTGCAGATCTGCCCGGACGACGGCGACGAGCTGTCGGACGAGGCGCGGCGGGACGCCGAACGGCTGCTGGGCCGGCTGAAGCCGGACGACAAGCCGTCCCTGGAGGCGCTGACCCGGCACCTGGCGGCGGTGGCGCGGCCGCAGGACAACGTGCGCGGCGCGTTCGTGATCGACTCGGCGTCCCGGATCGCGCGGACGCCGACCGACCTCGAACCGGCCGAGCGCGACTTCTTCCGGTTCTGCGCGAAGCTGTCGCGGACGGCCCGTCCGGTGCGGGTGGTCGGGGCGCGCCCCAAACCGCTGTACAACCCGGTGGTGTGGCTGGTGGAGCGGCCGGGCGACCTGCCGCCGTGGATGACGGCGGACAACGAGACGATCCGGGAGATCACGATCCCGCGGCCGCACCTGGGCGACCGGCAGGAGACGGCGCGGCTGCTGGCGCGGGCGTTCGGGGTGAGCGACGCCGGTTCGGACGAGACGGCCGCGGCGGCGTGCGACGCGTTCGCCGAGCAGGCGGACGGGCTGACGCTGCAGTCGATGATCGAGGTGACGCGGCTGGCGAAGGAGCGCAACGTCAGCCTGGCGGACCTGCCGGACGCCGTCCGCACCTACAAGCTCGGCGTGCTCGACAACCCGTGGAGCCGCGGGCACCTGCGGCGCCGGGTGCTGGAGGGCGAGAAGCGGGTGCCCGAGCGGGTGATCGGGCAGCCGCAGGCGGTGACGAAGACCCTCGACATCCTCAAGCGGGCGGTGCTCGGCCTGTCGGGGGCGCAGGCGACGCGGTCGGGCAGCCGTCCACGGGGCGTGCTGTTCTTCGCGGGCCCGACCGGAACCGGCAAGACGGAGCTGGCGAAGGCGGTCACCGAGCTGATCTTCGGGGACGAGTCGGCCTACCTGAGGTTCGACATGAGCGAGTTCTCCGGGGAGGGGTCGGGCGACCGGCTGATCGGGGCGCCGCCGGGCTACGTCGGGCACGAGGCCGGCGGCGAGCTGACGAACGCGGTGCGCGAGGACCCGTTCCGGGTGATGCTGTTCGACGAGATCGAGAAGGCGCACCCGCGGATCCTGGACAAGTTCCTGCAGATCCTGGAGGACGGACGGCTCACCGACGGGCGCGGGAACACCGTCCACTTCTCCGAGTCGATCCTGATCTTCACCTCGAACCTCGGGATGTACGTGCCGGGCCGGGACCTGACGACGCCGGGCGCGCAGACGTACGCGTCGCCGAACCGTGTGCAGAACATCACTCCCGGAATGTCGTACGACGAGGTCGCGCAGCGCATCAAGGCCGCGGTCGCCGAGCACTTCACCGAGGTCCTGAACCGGCCGGAGCTGCTGAACCGGTTCGGCGACAACATCGTGGTGTTCGACTTCATCTCCGCCGACGCCGCGGGCCTGATCTTCGACCTGCAGTTCGCGAACATCTGCAAGCGCGTGTCGGAGGAGCACCGGCTCGTCCTGACACTGGACGACGACGCGCTGGACACCCTGCGGGGCTGGTGCACGGCGGAGCTGGACAGCGGCGGCCGCGGCATCGGCATGGCGCTGGAGTCCTACTTCGTCAACCCGCTGGCGCGGGCGCTGTTCGACCGCGAGCTCGTCCCGGACGAGCCCGTCACCGTGTCCGGGATACGCCGGGAGGGCAGTATCGTGCATCTGGACCTCCGGTGA
- a CDS encoding response regulator receiver protein codes for MSSGVEADIALDAAVVLSLGMNRVLGRGAGLAGRGAEALAALAEGRAEARAAALAEVETQERALREAVERNARIAALAGTRDRLGAAAELPAPLELDEERPAADLTAWCAATDRALDEAERELSGHVAAEVTAQIFAASAERLEADLGRPEHAAEQPDPAAPADSGDVRRTLGRVLARLLPDAGPAERAAVAEAARLLASAATAAEAEGVLQEVRLRIQDANRRTRELREAQRRRAAEADAAAQAAAERRYVLDSITAAFEDLGYEVEGGFETLTASGGTMVLTRGAWPDHSVRMRVDEAQVRASMTRERPAESEDDRRVDAEREAEWCAAFEAARARLAEAGIRSDVGWRLDPGVRELPVTAESRHTRGRAERRERRRSHDQ; via the coding sequence ATGAGCAGCGGAGTCGAGGCCGACATCGCGCTGGACGCGGCGGTCGTGCTGAGCCTCGGGATGAACCGGGTGCTGGGCCGGGGCGCGGGGCTGGCCGGTCGCGGCGCGGAGGCGCTGGCCGCGCTGGCGGAGGGCCGCGCGGAGGCGCGGGCGGCGGCGCTCGCCGAGGTGGAGACGCAGGAACGGGCGCTGCGCGAGGCCGTCGAGCGCAACGCGCGCATCGCCGCGCTCGCCGGTACGCGCGACCGGCTGGGCGCGGCCGCCGAGCTGCCCGCCCCCCTCGAACTCGACGAGGAGAGGCCGGCCGCGGACCTGACGGCGTGGTGCGCGGCGACCGACCGGGCCTTGGACGAGGCCGAGCGGGAGCTGTCGGGCCATGTGGCGGCCGAGGTCACCGCGCAGATCTTCGCCGCGTCCGCCGAGCGGCTGGAAGCCGATCTCGGGCGGCCGGAGCACGCCGCCGAGCAGCCGGATCCGGCCGCTCCGGCGGATTCCGGCGACGTCCGGCGGACGCTCGGACGGGTGCTGGCGCGGCTGCTGCCCGACGCCGGTCCCGCGGAGCGGGCGGCGGTCGCCGAGGCGGCGCGGCTGCTGGCGTCCGCCGCGACGGCCGCGGAGGCCGAGGGCGTCCTGCAGGAGGTGCGGCTGCGGATCCAGGACGCCAACCGCCGCACGCGGGAGCTGCGCGAGGCGCAGCGGCGGCGGGCGGCGGAGGCGGACGCCGCCGCGCAGGCCGCGGCCGAGCGCCGGTACGTGCTCGACTCGATCACCGCGGCGTTCGAGGACCTCGGGTACGAGGTGGAGGGCGGATTCGAGACGCTCACCGCGTCCGGCGGCACGATGGTCCTCACCCGGGGCGCCTGGCCCGACCACAGCGTCCGGATGCGGGTGGACGAGGCGCAGGTGCGGGCCTCGATGACGCGGGAGCGGCCGGCGGAGAGCGAGGACGACCGGCGGGTCGACGCGGAGCGCGAGGCGGAGTGGTGCGCGGCGTTCGAGGCCGCGCGGGCCCGGCTGGCCGAGGCCGGGATCCGGTCCGACGTGGGCTGGCGGCTCGACCCCGGCGTGCGGGAACTGCCGGTGACGGCCGAGTCACGGCACACTAGGGGACGTGCCGAGCGGCGGGAGCGCCGCCGCTCGCACGACCAGTGA
- a CDS encoding serine/threonine-protein kinase: MGEVDGTDEAAGTRRDAGATRRDGPRVPGPRGAAETRRDGQGTDGASLMRLPADLAGRYEAVAELPVQGAESDLLLVRDAHGAEHVAKIFRRGYRADRDVWAKLPELDSPHVLRILETGHADGRDYEVTAYAPDGNLRALMDGPLPPDAVADVAAQLADGLAALHRAGIVHRDLKPENVLVLGTAPLRLVIADFGLSKVLEQSVVFASSSRTLAYAAPESLSGQVSPARDWWSLGMIVRELATGRAPFRGLSETVVVDHLATRPVGADDVADPRLRLLCRGLLARDPRRRWTGAEVAAWLAGGSPPVAEEPDRPVEARGAEPGPGAGLPFKGRRYARRDELARALVAEWEHAAQYFFGRGESGEAWRSLRAWLAEVPDDSSIELVDGRLTADLAPDVKLLHLVRWLDPELPPHFLGRRVTADDLALLPAHVENRGADHRVACELVRELWRHGLLKELAGFAGGAELAGVDGQWRAHAAAWNELAGWIRAQDAPPPALAARLPDAGADDPPLVPATLLALAADPARTHRKLAEGVVRARAAVAEPVPWFEWLADGAGDDPLRLLAVMLAAPEAAVEVESRKRARRAERERSAAQRAQRDERERARLAGRGAAVRRAVLWTLPLLPVWLFGSWIVGELFAGDPDGGPVGAGSIQRSSGVPFGFLAVLSVVVWAAQCGVEVLLARAQGADYLPQGPWAMFSKVLGAGGRGLSTASRTVSGAAQRTGRRGCGLVLLAATIPLLLVFLLLAAVTPVAGLLWTLVLIAAPVAHGIVAGVRLNRWREVRRGTATGGA; encoded by the coding sequence GTGGGCGAGGTCGACGGGACGGACGAGGCGGCGGGGACGCGGCGGGACGCCGGGGCGACGCGGCGGGACGGCCCCCGGGTGCCGGGGCCGCGGGGTGCGGCGGAGACGCGCCGGGACGGGCAGGGGACGGACGGTGCGTCGCTCATGCGGCTGCCCGCGGACCTCGCCGGACGCTACGAGGCCGTGGCGGAACTCCCCGTGCAGGGCGCGGAATCGGACCTGCTCCTGGTGCGGGACGCGCACGGCGCCGAGCACGTCGCGAAGATCTTCCGCCGGGGCTACCGGGCGGATCGCGACGTGTGGGCGAAGCTGCCGGAACTCGACTCGCCGCACGTCCTGCGCATCCTGGAGACGGGGCACGCCGACGGCCGCGACTACGAGGTGACCGCGTACGCGCCCGACGGGAACCTGCGGGCGCTGATGGACGGGCCGCTGCCGCCGGACGCCGTCGCGGACGTGGCGGCGCAGCTCGCGGACGGCCTGGCGGCGCTGCACCGGGCGGGGATCGTCCATCGCGACCTGAAGCCGGAGAACGTGCTGGTCCTGGGCACCGCGCCACTGCGGCTGGTGATCGCCGACTTCGGGCTGAGCAAGGTACTCGAGCAGAGCGTGGTGTTCGCGTCGTCGTCGCGGACGCTGGCGTACGCGGCGCCGGAGTCGCTGTCGGGCCAGGTGTCGCCCGCGCGGGACTGGTGGTCGCTCGGCATGATCGTCCGGGAGCTGGCGACCGGGCGGGCGCCCTTCCGCGGGCTGAGCGAGACCGTGGTCGTCGACCATCTCGCGACCCGGCCGGTCGGTGCGGACGACGTCGCGGACCCGCGGCTGCGGCTGCTGTGCCGGGGCCTGCTCGCCCGCGACCCGCGCCGGAGGTGGACGGGCGCGGAGGTCGCGGCGTGGCTGGCCGGGGGCTCGCCCCCGGTCGCCGAGGAACCCGACCGCCCCGTCGAGGCCCGGGGGGCCGAGCCGGGGCCGGGCGCCGGTCTGCCCTTCAAGGGACGCCGGTACGCGCGGCGGGACGAACTGGCGCGGGCGCTCGTCGCCGAGTGGGAGCACGCCGCGCAGTACTTCTTCGGGCGCGGGGAGAGCGGTGAGGCGTGGCGGAGCCTGCGCGCCTGGCTCGCGGAGGTCCCCGATGACAGCAGCATCGAGCTGGTCGACGGACGCCTGACCGCGGACCTGGCCCCGGACGTGAAGCTGCTCCACCTGGTGCGGTGGCTGGATCCGGAACTCCCCCCGCACTTCCTCGGCCGCCGCGTGACCGCCGACGACCTGGCCCTCCTCCCCGCCCACGTCGAGAACCGGGGCGCCGATCACCGGGTGGCGTGCGAGCTCGTCCGGGAGCTGTGGCGGCACGGCCTGCTGAAGGAACTGGCGGGCTTCGCGGGCGGCGCCGAACTGGCCGGGGTGGACGGGCAGTGGCGGGCGCACGCGGCGGCGTGGAACGAGCTCGCGGGGTGGATCCGGGCGCAGGACGCGCCGCCGCCGGCGCTGGCGGCGCGGCTGCCGGACGCCGGGGCGGACGACCCGCCGCTGGTGCCGGCCACGCTGCTGGCGCTGGCGGCGGACCCGGCGCGGACGCACCGGAAGCTCGCCGAGGGCGTGGTGCGGGCCCGGGCGGCGGTCGCCGAGCCGGTGCCGTGGTTCGAGTGGCTGGCCGACGGGGCGGGCGACGATCCGCTGCGGCTGCTCGCGGTGATGCTGGCGGCGCCCGAGGCGGCCGTCGAGGTCGAGTCGCGGAAGCGTGCGCGGCGCGCGGAGCGGGAGCGGTCGGCGGCGCAGCGGGCGCAGCGGGACGAGCGCGAGCGCGCCCGGCTCGCGGGGCGGGGGGCGGCCGTGCGGCGGGCCGTCCTGTGGACGCTGCCGCTGCTGCCCGTCTGGCTGTTCGGCAGCTGGATCGTGGGCGAGCTGTTCGCCGGCGATCCGGACGGCGGGCCGGTCGGCGCGGGTTCGATCCAGCGGTCGTCCGGCGTCCCGTTCGGGTTCCTGGCCGTGCTGTCGGTCGTCGTGTGGGCCGCGCAGTGCGGCGTCGAGGTTCTGCTGGCGCGCGCGCAGGGCGCGGACTATCTCCCGCAGGGCCCGTGGGCGATGTTCTCGAAGGTGCTGGGCGCGGGCGGGCGCGGCCTGTCGACGGCGTCGCGGACGGTGTCGGGCGCGGCGCAGCGGACGGGACGGCGGGGCTGCGGGCTGGTGCTGCTCGCCGCGACGATCCCGCTGCTGCTGGTCTTCCTGCTGCTGGCGGCGGTGACGCCGGTCGCGGGCCTGCTGTGGACGCTCGTGCTGATCGCGGCGCCGGTCGCGCACGGCATCGTGGCGGGGGTGCGGTTGAACCGCTGGCGGGAAGTCCGGCGGGGCACGGCGACGGGAGGCGCATGA
- a CDS encoding DUF4282 domain-containing protein, giving the protein MTHPSDPGQPARPPAGGQPPGGPYGPPPPPHPQQQQPQRPGTGPIPVPNPRPPAAPPGQGHGQAPQHPNQTGPGPYATGPQPQVPPQQGWVPPERTEKGLVGSLFDTNFNSLVTPKLIKAFYTLSLVLISVSALIVVAIGIWVFQLRNGWLVGLLIMCSAPIVWLFEAMLFRIFMEAIMVRFKSTEYLRVIKDKS; this is encoded by the coding sequence ATGACGCACCCCTCGGACCCCGGCCAGCCAGCGCGCCCGCCCGCGGGCGGGCAGCCTCCGGGAGGGCCGTACGGTCCGCCGCCACCACCGCATCCCCAGCAGCAGCAACCGCAGCGCCCCGGCACCGGCCCGATCCCGGTCCCGAACCCGCGTCCCCCGGCCGCCCCGCCGGGCCAGGGACACGGCCAGGCCCCGCAGCACCCCAACCAGACGGGCCCAGGCCCCTACGCGACCGGCCCACAGCCCCAGGTACCGCCGCAGCAGGGCTGGGTTCCGCCTGAGCGCACGGAAAAGGGCCTGGTGGGGTCGTTGTTCGACACGAACTTCAATTCCCTGGTGACGCCGAAGCTCATCAAGGCCTTTTACACCCTGTCGCTCGTGCTGATCAGCGTGTCCGCACTGATCGTCGTGGCGATCGGGATCTGGGTCTTCCAGTTGCGCAACGGCTGGCTGGTCGGCTTGTTGATCATGTGCAGCGCGCCGATCGTGTGGCTCTTCGAGGCCATGCTCTTCCGCATTTTCATGGAAGCGATCATGGTCCGCTTCAAGAGCACCGAATATCTGCGGGTCATCAAGGACAAGAGCTAG
- a CDS encoding A24 family peptidase, translated as MALLPLGFVTGMLVAPLAEPYVGDVSARDRTAVGAVTALVFGVLGFAVGPAPVLPALLYTAMVGTLLAFIDVQVKRLPDAFTLPSYAVLPILLAAAVPFTEDGPRQFAHALLGMAGLFLLYAVPAFVNPSWLGLGDVKLAGVLGLCLGWFGLETWLAALLLTYLLGGVLNLGVMIARRRVRREFAYGPYMLAGALGAAVLG; from the coding sequence TTGGCGTTGCTCCCGCTGGGGTTCGTCACCGGCATGCTCGTCGCGCCGCTCGCCGAGCCCTACGTCGGCGACGTGTCCGCACGCGACCGGACGGCCGTCGGAGCGGTCACCGCCCTGGTGTTCGGAGTGCTCGGATTCGCCGTCGGGCCGGCCCCCGTCCTGCCCGCACTCCTCTACACGGCGATGGTCGGCACGCTGCTCGCGTTCATCGACGTCCAGGTCAAACGGCTGCCGGACGCGTTCACGCTCCCGTCCTACGCCGTCCTCCCGATCCTGCTCGCCGCCGCGGTGCCCTTCACCGAGGACGGGCCGCGCCAGTTCGCGCACGCGCTCCTCGGGATGGCCGGCCTGTTCCTGCTGTACGCGGTGCCGGCGTTCGTGAATCCGTCCTGGCTGGGACTCGGGGACGTGAAGCTCGCGGGCGTCCTCGGCCTCTGCCTCGGCTGGTTCGGGCTGGAGACCTGGCTCGCGGCGCTCCTGCTGACGTACCTGCTCGGCGGCGTGCTGAACCTCGGCGTCATGATCGCCCGCCGGAGGGTCCGGCGGGAGTTCGCCTACGGCCCCTACATGCTGGCCGGGGCGCTCGGCGCCGCCGTCCTGGGGTAG
- a CDS encoding LCP family protein: MTEKPPTGPEPRRDDLAEAADDTSPKRPDDAADDAPDADADADARDRADEPSDGVEGEAPDDVEAPRDRANEDDAKDEGIVRFTPPEGAPSAEHDAARRSRRRKILRRTAIGLVAALVAGSGGAYWLYRDLIGGIDQKDVGSQLGANRPQKLNESLNILLLGSDTREGDNAEYAVPGMAGARSDTTILLHLSPNRDQAVAMSFPRDSMVKIPECEKENGDKVSARFGMLNSAFSYAGPTCTWKTLESLTGVHIDHFVQIDFSGFKRMVDALGGVEICVERPVNDPRAELYLEAGKQTVKGDKALGYVRARYSLGNGSDLGRIERQQEFMGAVVDKALSSDVLTDPARTYDFLKAATDSITTDDEFGLADMRKLAEGLRGMSAGQVRFVTVPVEGYKPDPNRVQWNDELAAPMFEAIRHDDKLPAAPAAPVNAEPAPKPKDVKITVVSAGAKDKAVDRIVQQLERRGFTVAGDVEKASDAPDSRIVFAPSAEGHASVLARDVPAALLSPDGAAPEDGVRLVIGTKGLKLAPPAIQNIGKKAESGKKLCD; the protein is encoded by the coding sequence ATGACCGAAAAGCCCCCGACAGGCCCCGAGCCGCGCCGCGACGACCTCGCGGAAGCCGCCGACGACACCTCCCCGAAGCGTCCGGACGACGCGGCGGACGACGCTCCGGACGCGGACGCGGACGCTGACGCGCGCGACCGCGCCGACGAGCCGTCCGATGGCGTCGAGGGAGAGGCCCCCGACGACGTCGAGGCGCCGCGGGACCGTGCCAACGAAGACGACGCGAAGGACGAGGGCATCGTCCGCTTCACGCCTCCGGAAGGAGCGCCCTCCGCGGAGCACGACGCCGCCCGGCGCTCCCGCCGCCGGAAGATCCTTCGCCGGACGGCGATCGGCTTGGTGGCCGCCCTCGTGGCCGGAAGCGGGGGCGCGTACTGGCTGTACCGCGACCTGATCGGCGGGATCGACCAGAAGGACGTGGGCTCGCAGCTGGGCGCGAACCGTCCGCAGAAGCTCAACGAGTCGCTCAACATCCTGCTGCTGGGGTCCGACACCCGCGAGGGCGACAACGCCGAGTACGCGGTGCCGGGGATGGCCGGGGCGCGCTCGGACACGACGATCCTGCTGCACCTGTCGCCGAACCGGGACCAGGCGGTCGCGATGAGCTTCCCCCGCGACTCGATGGTGAAGATCCCCGAGTGCGAGAAGGAGAACGGCGACAAGGTATCCGCGCGGTTCGGGATGCTGAACAGCGCGTTCTCCTACGCGGGGCCGACCTGCACGTGGAAGACGCTGGAGTCGCTCACCGGCGTCCACATCGACCACTTCGTCCAGATCGACTTCTCCGGGTTCAAGCGGATGGTGGACGCGCTGGGCGGCGTGGAGATCTGCGTCGAGCGCCCCGTGAACGACCCGCGCGCGGAGCTCTACCTGGAAGCCGGGAAGCAGACGGTCAAGGGCGACAAGGCCCTCGGTTACGTCCGCGCGCGCTACTCGCTGGGCAACGGTTCGGACCTCGGGCGGATCGAGCGCCAGCAGGAGTTCATGGGCGCCGTCGTGGACAAGGCGCTGAGCTCCGACGTCCTCACCGACCCCGCCCGGACCTACGACTTCCTCAAGGCCGCCACGGACTCGATCACCACCGACGACGAGTTCGGCCTGGCGGACATGCGCAAGCTCGCGGAGGGGCTGCGGGGCATGAGCGCCGGGCAGGTCCGGTTCGTCACCGTCCCGGTCGAGGGCTACAAGCCCGACCCGAACCGGGTCCAGTGGAACGACGAACTGGCCGCCCCGATGTTCGAGGCGATCCGGCACGACGACAAGCTGCCCGCCGCGCCGGCCGCGCCGGTGAACGCCGAACCGGCACCGAAACCGAAGGACGTGAAGATCACCGTCGTGTCCGCCGGGGCGAAGGACAAGGCCGTCGACCGGATCGTCCAGCAGCTCGAGCGGCGCGGATTCACGGTGGCCGGCGACGTCGAGAAGGCATCGGACGCCCCCGACAGCCGCATCGTGTTCGCACCGTCCGCCGAAGGGCACGCGTCCGTCCTCGCACGGGACGTCCCGGCCGCCCTGCTCTCCCCGGACGGCGCGGCGCCGGAGGACGGCGTGCGGCTCGTGATCGGAACGAAGGGGCTGAAGCTCGCACCGCCCGCCATCCAGAACATCGGGAAGAAGGCCGAGTCCGGCAAGAAGCTCTGCGACTAG
- a CDS encoding serine/threonine-protein kinase translates to MSTGWAIGGRFTMLDRIGEGGTGRVWRAYDHADGRYCAAKLVRRRGPTSVLRAIREQALRLAHPHVLTPYASCSTDDDVLLAMNLVRGGSLQTLLGDYGRLPPAYAAEILDQLLAALSHVHAAGVVHRDVKPANLLLEPSPVGAPHVRLADFGIALEADGTRVTTTGFAVGTPGYLAPEVLDRNRPGPLQDLYAAGMVGWRMLTGAGEPEPRQRVGGPPPPGSPPGLRSVIACLCDPDPGRRPPDAAAARRALGMCGLEPELPARALDGEALQIFDHLGAPPGAPGG, encoded by the coding sequence GTGAGCACGGGGTGGGCGATCGGTGGCCGGTTCACGATGCTGGACCGGATCGGGGAGGGCGGGACGGGCCGTGTCTGGAGGGCCTACGACCACGCGGACGGACGGTACTGCGCGGCGAAGCTCGTGCGGCGGCGGGGGCCGACGTCGGTGCTGCGCGCCATCCGGGAGCAGGCGCTGCGGCTCGCGCATCCGCACGTCCTGACGCCCTACGCGTCCTGCTCGACCGACGACGACGTGCTGCTCGCGATGAACCTGGTGCGCGGCGGGTCCCTGCAGACGCTCCTCGGGGACTACGGGCGGCTGCCGCCCGCCTACGCGGCCGAGATCCTGGACCAGCTGCTCGCGGCGCTGAGCCATGTTCACGCGGCGGGTGTGGTGCACCGCGACGTGAAGCCGGCGAACCTCCTGCTGGAGCCGAGCCCGGTGGGCGCCCCGCACGTCCGGCTCGCCGACTTCGGGATCGCGCTCGAGGCCGACGGGACGCGCGTCACCACGACCGGGTTCGCCGTCGGCACCCCCGGTTACCTGGCACCGGAGGTCCTCGACCGGAACCGCCCCGGCCCGCTCCAGGACCTGTACGCGGCCGGGATGGTCGGGTGGCGGATGCTGACGGGCGCGGGCGAACCGGAGCCGCGGCAGCGGGTGGGCGGGCCGCCGCCGCCCGGGTCGCCGCCCGGCCTGCGGTCGGTGATCGCGTGCCTGTGCGATCCCGATCCCGGGCGGCGCCCGCCGGACGCCGCCGCGGCCCGGCGGGCCCTCGGCATGTGCGGGCTGGAGCCGGAGCTGCCCGCGCGTGCCCTGGACGGCGAGGCGCTGCAAATCTTCGACCACCTCGGCGCCCCGCCGGGAGCGCCGGGCGGCTGA